In Rhodamnia argentea isolate NSW1041297 chromosome 11, ASM2092103v1, whole genome shotgun sequence, one genomic interval encodes:
- the LOC115744116 gene encoding type I inositol polyphosphate 5-phosphatase 5, translating to MSKIRAFMEASSPPMRKSFSERQTNTRIEGLNLSSFEVSMAPETEARELRIFVGTWNVGGRTPNNTLNLEDFLQVEGSSDLYVLGFQEIVPLSAGNVLVVEDNEPAAKWLVLINQALNRPYHNSDSSGHGPKRSNNSSRDSAMRTTPNAVNFLQKPSLKVLRKSLKANKALLKSCNCSIELSPIVRERRRQSKLSDTMDRPEFMSFQYRRESCTDDLFQGAELDPHYSPSSPVQSVYDMKYKLVTCKQMVGIFLTVWARSELVQHVGHLRVSSVGRGIMGCFGNKGCISISLSLHQTSFCFVCSHLASGEKEGDELRRNADVCEILKSTQFPKICKKPDRRDPERIRDHDRVIWMGDLNYRVSLSYEETRSLLEGNDWNTLLEKDQLNIEREAGRVFNGFKEGRILFAPTYKYSHNSDSYAGETVKSKKKRRTPAWCDRILWSGNGIEQLSYIRGESAFSDHRPVCSVFAVVVEVARSRPIARFRKGISCAGSRVVDYGECIPQRHSLNEF from the exons ATGTCAAAGATACGAGCATTCATGGAGGCGTCGTCTCCTCCCATGAGGAAAAGTTTCTCGG AGAGACAGACCAACACAAGAATTGAAGGCCTCAACCTTTCCAGCTTTGAAGTCTCCATGGCACCAGAAACCGAAGCTAGAGAACTCCG AATATTTGTGGGGACGTGGAATGTGGGAGGGAGGACACCCAACAACACTCTCAACTTGGAAGATTTTCTGCAGGTGGAAGGATCTTCGGACCTGTATGTCTTAGG GTTTCAGGAAATCGTTCCCCTGAGCGCCGGTAATGTGCTAGTGGTCGAGGACAACGAACCCGCAGCGAAGTGGCTTGTCCTTATAAACCAAGCCCTCAACCGACCGTACCACAACTCCGACTCATCCGGCCATGGCCCAAAACGATCAAACAATTCCTCCAGGGACTCGGCGATGAGAACCACCCCGAACGCCGTCAACTTCCTCCAGAAGCCGTCCCTGAAAGTCCTGCGCAAGAGCTTGAAGGCGAACAAGGCTCTCCTCAAATCCTGCAACTGCAGCATAGAGTTGTCGCCGATAGTCAGAGAAAGGCGGAGGCAGAGCAAGCTCAGCGACACCATGGACCGGCCGGAGTTCATGTCATTCCAGTACCGACGCGAGAGCTGCACCGACGACCTCTTCCAGGGCGCGGAACTCGATCCACATTACTCTCCTTCGTCCCCGGTGCAGAGCGTGTACGATATGAAGTACAAGCTCGTGACGTGCAAGCAGATGGTTGGGATCTTCCTGACCGTGTGGGCTCGAAGCGAGCTGGTGCAACACGTCGGCCACCTCCGGGTGTCGTCCGTGGGAAGAGGGATCATGGGTTGCTTCGGAAACAAG GGATGCATATCCATAAGCCTCTCGTTGCACCAAACCAGTTTCTGCTTCGTGTGCAGCCATTTGGCCTCCGGCGAGAAGGAAGGAGACGAGCTCAGGCGAAATGCTGACGTCTGCGAGATCCTGAAGAGCACCCAGTTCCCCAAAATCTGCAAGAAACCCGATCGGAGAGACCCCGAGAGGATACGGGACCACGA CCGGGTGATCTGGATGGGAGATTTGAACTACCGAGTTTCGTTGAGTTACGAGGAGACGAGGTCTTTGTTGGAGGGTAATGACTGGAACACCCTCCTCGAAAAGGATCAG TTGAACATCGAGAGAGAAGCTGGGAGAGTCTTCAATGGGTTCAAGGAAGGACGGATCCTCTTCGCCCCGACCTACAAGTACTCACACAATTCGGATTCCTACGCCGGGGAAACCGTCAAGTCCAAGAAGAAACGCCGCACTCCCGCGTG GTGCGATAGGATACTATGGAGCGGAAACGGGATAGAGCAGCTGTCTTACATTCGGGGGGAGTCCGCGTTCTCCGATCACCGGCCTGTATGCTCGGTGTTCGCGGTGGTGGTGGAAGTGGCGAGGAGCAGACCGATAGCACGGTTCAGGAAGGGGATTTCGTGTGCTGGCTCTAGAGTAGTAGATTATGGTGAGTGCATACCCCAAAGGCATAGCTTGAATGAATTCTGA